In one window of Tachypleus tridentatus isolate NWPU-2018 chromosome 2, ASM421037v1, whole genome shotgun sequence DNA:
- the LOC143244099 gene encoding uncharacterized protein LOC143244099 yields the protein MVTNSLWLQAKTSDASSKLPGVTESLGNISIQKECSEHIELEKPDGKSTTSVKKEMSGRCQGSVPLLRKKLLLDSLSPNDLMELREMEIMQLRKRFPNYCQLSDVNSGSESTFLVRFTPTDPDWPFDLKYIDLKVVFEKDYPCKSCMVTVVDENDTLPELLLRFLNKSIQKWLVQRNDDIQKVGEVELTFRPFLRWLDKNLEDMFIEGLRMVKREREARAAGIECIPFEELFHGKQNIDGDHADEDTTTELNQTDGSKESEKSVENIESQVLESDRRENTDTNNEVLSTPKRGMEVKLQSLQLGENVATLVCQKINITVQCSRCKTQHEISTPARRNNVIQCTKCHHMQEIAFRASLLHRFSPVLGYLDLVGCKAVDLPLMMCELTVCCLNCSKQMTMTGIHYGQSRNTWCHFCNVKLTIFADTVKFSQLQLTENLDKGQTQLIRLQRKDKLIKDPAIQDGKPLPENGTCKHYKKSFRWLRFPCCGKAYPCDLCHDEKEMDHDMELATRMICGFCAKEQAYTSDKPCKRCFLYMTKKRSAYWEGGKGCRDKIHMSRDDKKKYSGKNKTVSRKQLDKTKPSGKQK from the exons ATGGTGACAAATTCTCTATGGCTTCAGGCTAAAACGTCTGATGCTTCGTCCAAACTACCAGGAGTAACTGAATCATTAGGTAACATCTCAATACAGAAGGAATGCTCAGAACACATTGAGCTGGAAAAGCCTGATGGAAAATCGACTACcagtgttaaaaaagaaatgtcTGGAAGATGTCAAGGGTCTGTCCCTCTTTTAAGGAAAAAACTTCTCTTAGACAGTTTGTCACCAAATGACCTTATGGAATTaag gGAGATGGAGATAATGCAGCTTAGGAAAAGATTTCCTAACTACTGTCAACTGTCAGATGTGAACAGTGGTAGTGAGTCTACATTTCTTGTAAGGTTTACACCCACTGATCCTGACTGG ccatttgatttgaaatatattgatttGAAGGTGGTATTTGAAAAGGACTATCCTTGCAAg TCATGTATGGTGACAGTTGTGGATGAAAATGACACTCTGCCAGAACTGCTACTGAG GTTCTTGAACAAGAGTATTCAGAAATGGTTAGTTCAGAGAAATGATGACATTCAGAAAGTTGGGGAAGTTGAATTAACTTTTCGGCCATTTCTTCGTTGGTTGGATAAAAACTTGGAAGACATGTTCATAGAAGGGCTGAGGATG GTGAAACGTGAGAGAGAGGCCCGAGCTGCAGGAATTGAGTGTATACCATTTGAAGAACTTTttcatggaaaacaaaatattgatggTGACCATGCAGATGAAGACACCACCACAGAGCTGAACCAAACTGATGGTTCTAAAGAAAGTGAAAAATCAGTAGAGAATATTGAAAGCCAGGTGCTTGAGAGCGACAGAAGAGAGAATACTGACACTAATAATGAAGTATTGTCTACACCTAAACGGGGTATGGAGGTGAAATTACAAAGTTTACAGCTTGGAGAGAACGTGGCAACACTTGTGTGTCAAAAAATCAACATAACTGTCCAGTGCTCTAGGTGTAAAACGCAACACGAGATTTCTACCCCAGCTCGACGTAACAATGTTATTCAATGTACAAAGTGTCATCACATGCAGGAGATAGCTTTTCGTGCATCATTACTTCATCGTTTTTCACCAGTTCTTGGTTACTTAGACCTTGTAGGTTGCAAAGCTGTTGACCTTCCTCTGATGATGTGTGAACTGACTGTCTGTTGTCTCAACTGCAGCAAGCAGATGACCATGACA ggaATACATTATGGACAAAGTAGGAACACTTGGTGCCACTTTTGTAATGTTAAACTTACCATTTTTGCTGATACAGTGAAATTTAGTCAACTTCAATTGACTGAAAACCTTG ACAAAGGTCAAACTCAGTTGATTCGATTACAACGAAAAGACAAACTAATAAAAGACCCTGCCATTCAAGATGGAAAACCTCTGCCTGAAAATGGAACTTGCAAGCATTACAAGAAAAGCTTTCGTTGGTTAAG ATTTCCCTGTTGTGGCAAGGCTTACCCATGTGACCTGTGTCATGATGAGAAGGAGATGGACCATGATATGGAGCTAGCTACTCGAATGATATGTGGTTTCTGTGCAAAAGAACAG GCTTATACTAGTGATAAGCCATGTAAGAGATGCTTCTTGTACATGACAAAGAAACGAAGTGCTTACTGGGAAGGAGGGAAAGGTTGCAGAGACAAAATCCATATGAGCAG GGATGACAAGAAGAAATACAGTGGTAAGAACAAGACTGTGTCCAGAAAACAATTGGATAAAACCAAACCATCTGGGAAACAGAAGTAA